Proteins from a genomic interval of Micromonospora sp. NBC_00389:
- a CDS encoding SURF1 family cytochrome oxidase biogenesis protein, with amino-acid sequence MYRFLLSPRWLGAFALTLVAAAVMVLLGNWQMDRYQGRTEINERIDAGLRMAPVPLTDALRAPTGGAGTAGPAPAEDRVWTRITATGRYDPTNTVLVRGRTVDSRVGFEVLTPLVLPDGTALLVDRGWIPPAPGGATAQPQVPAAPTGDVTVVGRVHETESGAGAVDRRDGRLETRRVGVTRLARELPYPVYGGYVLLDEQTPAADPMFKAVPVGHANNWQNLGYVVQWWLFAVMSLFGYGWVARREARRAAGITPAPLDRAAEPTPTPSPSA; translated from the coding sequence GTGTACCGGTTCCTGCTGAGCCCACGTTGGCTGGGCGCGTTCGCGCTGACCCTGGTCGCCGCAGCGGTCATGGTGCTGCTCGGCAACTGGCAGATGGACCGCTACCAAGGGCGCACCGAGATCAACGAGCGGATCGACGCCGGCCTGCGGATGGCCCCGGTGCCGCTGACCGACGCGCTGCGCGCCCCCACCGGCGGTGCGGGAACGGCCGGCCCGGCCCCCGCCGAGGACAGGGTCTGGACCCGGATCACCGCCACCGGCCGGTACGACCCGACGAACACCGTCCTGGTCCGCGGCCGGACGGTGGACAGCCGGGTCGGCTTCGAGGTGCTCACCCCGCTGGTGCTCCCCGACGGCACCGCGCTACTCGTGGACCGTGGTTGGATCCCGCCGGCACCGGGTGGGGCGACCGCCCAGCCGCAGGTGCCCGCCGCACCGACCGGCGACGTGACGGTGGTCGGCCGGGTGCACGAGACCGAGAGCGGCGCCGGCGCTGTCGACCGGCGCGACGGTCGGCTGGAGACCCGACGGGTCGGCGTGACGCGGCTGGCCCGCGAGCTGCCCTACCCGGTGTACGGCGGTTACGTGCTGCTGGACGAGCAGACCCCGGCCGCCGACCCCATGTTCAAGGCGGTGCCGGTCGGGCACGCCAACAACTGGCAGAACCTCGGCTACGTCGTGCAGTGGTGGCTCTTCGCCGTGATGTCCCTGTTCGGTTACGGCTGGGTGGCCCGCCGGGAGGCCCGCCGCGCCGCCGGCATCACCCCGGCCCCGCTGGACCGGGCCGCCGAGCCGACGCCGACGCCGAGCCCTTCCGCCTGA